From Scleropages formosus chromosome 1, fSclFor1.1, whole genome shotgun sequence, a single genomic window includes:
- the LOC108929194 gene encoding D-beta-hydroxybutyrate dehydrogenase, mitochondrial has translation MQQSGNSMLWDAHGRAVLITGCDSGFGFHLAKRLDAMGFWVFAGCLLPKGEGAQLLAGTCSRRLKLIKLDVTKDDDVTQAKMFVQSNLPQKGLWAVVNNAGITDWAETEWNSVSDYYRLADVNLFGCIRTTIPFLPLIRSSKGRVVFMSSIFAFFNCLNMGSYSVSKRGMEAFADCLRVEMASFGVKVSLIQPGNFGPATNIVKEKTTQEIWDKLDENQQKMFNKEYIELANEYFSATCKEGLKDVNIVTDALVDALTSTKPKFRYLLVNRVDKVFFTMLPYLPTFLSDTIFSLSPMFSKRKMMLYSSGKI, from the exons ATGCAGCAGAGTGGTAACAGCATGCTATGGGATGCACACGGGAGAGCCGTGTTAATAACGGGATGCGACAGCGGCTTCGGTTTTCACCTGGCCAAGAGGCTCGATGCCATGGGCTTCTGGGTGTTTGCCGGGTGCCTGCTCCCCAAAGGAGAGGGCGCTCAGCTGCTGGCTGGAACATGCTCCAGAAGACTGAAGCTTATAAAGTTAGACGTCACCAAAGACGATGATGTGACACAAGCAAAGATGTTTGTGCAATCAAATCTGCCACAGAAAG GTCTTTGGGCAGTAGTGAACAATGCTGGTATCACAGACTGGGCCGAGACCGAGTGGAACTCGGTGAGCGACTATTACAGATTAGCAGATGTCAACTTGTTTGGCTGCATCAGGACAACTATACCATTCCTGCCGCTGATCCGTTCTTCAAAAG GTCGAGTTGTTTTTATGTCAagcatttttgcctttttcaatTGTTTAAACATGGGATCCTACAGCGTTTCTAAAAGAGGGATGGAGGCGTTTGCTGACTGCTTGAGAGTGGAAATGGCATCTTTTGGTGTCAAG GTCAGCCTCATCCAGCCAGGAAATTTTGGCCCAGCAACAAATattgtgaaagaaaaaacaacccAAGAGATCTGGGACAAACTGGATGAAAATCAGCAGAAGATGTTCAATAAAGAGTACATTGAACTGGCGAATGAGTATTTCAGTGCAACGTGCAAGGAAGGACTTAAAGATGTAAATATTGTCACTGATGCTTTGGTAGATGCACTTACATCCACAAAGCCAAAATTTAGATACCTTCTTGTGAACAGAGTGGACAAGGTATTTTTCACCATGCTTCCTTATTTGCCCACATTTCTGTCTGATACCATCTTTTCTCTGAGTCCTATGTTctccaaaagaaaaatgatgctGTACTCATCAGGAAAGATATGA